The proteins below come from a single Piscinibacter gummiphilus genomic window:
- the dapE gene encoding succinyl-diaminopimelate desuccinylase, with the protein MSAALSLTEQLIARRSVTPDDGGCQDLIAKRLAPLGFECETLAFGPDAFRVTNLWAVRRGRPGSKLLVFAGHTDVVPTGPLTQWTSDPFVPTHREGKLYGRGAADMKTSIAAFVVAAEEFVAQHGERCGSIALLITSDEEGPSVDGTVKVCEALKARGEKLDYCIVGEPTSVNTLGDMIKNGRRGSLSGKLTVKGVQGHIAYPQLAKNPIHLAAPALAELAAIEWDRGNEYFPPTSWQMSNIHGGTGASNVIPGELVIDFNFRFSTEQTVDTLKARVNAVLDKHGLDYSIAWALSGEPFITPRGALVESLDAAIRSETGVTTELSTTGGTSDGRFISKICEQVVEFGPLNESIHKIDEHVRVADIEPLKNIYRKTLEGLLL; encoded by the coding sequence ATGTCGGCTGCCCTCTCCCTGACCGAACAGCTGATCGCCCGCCGCTCGGTCACCCCCGACGATGGCGGCTGCCAGGACCTGATCGCCAAGCGCCTCGCGCCCCTCGGCTTCGAATGCGAGACGCTCGCTTTCGGGCCGGATGCCTTCCGCGTCACCAACCTCTGGGCCGTGCGCCGGGGCCGGCCCGGCAGCAAGCTGCTCGTCTTCGCCGGCCACACCGACGTGGTGCCCACCGGCCCGCTCACGCAGTGGACGAGCGACCCCTTCGTGCCCACGCACCGCGAGGGCAAGCTCTACGGCCGTGGCGCGGCCGACATGAAGACCTCGATCGCCGCCTTCGTGGTGGCGGCAGAGGAGTTCGTCGCGCAGCACGGGGAGCGTTGCGGAAGCATCGCGCTGCTCATCACGAGCGACGAGGAAGGCCCCTCGGTCGACGGCACCGTCAAGGTCTGCGAGGCACTCAAGGCGCGCGGCGAGAAGCTCGACTACTGCATCGTCGGGGAGCCCACCTCGGTCAACACGCTCGGCGACATGATCAAGAACGGCCGCCGCGGCTCGCTCTCGGGCAAGCTCACCGTCAAGGGTGTGCAAGGCCACATCGCCTATCCGCAGCTAGCGAAGAACCCGATCCACCTCGCAGCCCCCGCCCTGGCCGAGCTGGCCGCCATCGAGTGGGACCGCGGCAACGAATACTTCCCGCCGACGAGCTGGCAGATGTCGAACATCCACGGCGGCACGGGTGCGTCGAACGTCATCCCCGGCGAACTGGTGATCGACTTCAACTTCCGCTTCTCGACCGAGCAGACCGTCGACACACTGAAGGCGCGCGTAAACGCCGTGCTCGACAAGCACGGCCTCGACTACAGCATCGCCTGGGCGCTCAGCGGCGAGCCCTTCATCACGCCGCGCGGCGCGCTGGTGGAATCACTCGACGCGGCCATCCGCAGCGAGACGGGCGTGACGACCGAACTGTCGACCACCGGCGGCACCTCCGACGGCCGTTTCATCTCGAAGATCTGCGAGCAGGTCGTTGAATTCGGCCCGCTGAACGAGAGCATCCACAAGATCGACGAACACGTGCGGGTGGCCGACATCGAGCCGCTCAAGAACATCTACCGCAAGACATTGGAAGGACTGCTGCTGTGA
- a CDS encoding PilT/PilU family type 4a pilus ATPase — protein MNTTTSSTAASGGNMERVLRLMAEKSASDVYLSAATPILIKINGQILQLSDQPLSAAQPRQLLAELLTPSQLEDLEDTGELNVGIGISGVGSFRLSAFRQRGSIAAVFRCIPHDIPALGSLNLPPVLNTMILEKRGLILLVGATGTGKSTTLASMIEQRNQQMAGHILTIEDPIEFIFHNKRSMVNQREVGRDTQSLQIALKNALRQAPDCIYIGEIRDRETMTMAISYSLSGHLVVSTLHANNSYHALGRILSFYTPESRPALLSDLASGLKAIVSQRLVRASAGGRRPAVEVMLNTKLVSELIEQGDFNGVKEAMENSMAEGSQTFEADLARLIGEGVITRDEGLAYADSPTNLMWRLQNDTEPVSRLQPKKEEVDDQPTFTEITLDVPGDDGRNSGFRATRF, from the coding sequence ATGAACACCACGACGAGCAGCACCGCCGCATCCGGCGGCAACATGGAACGCGTGCTGCGGCTGATGGCCGAGAAGAGTGCGTCCGACGTTTACCTGTCGGCCGCCACGCCCATCCTCATCAAGATCAACGGGCAGATCCTCCAGCTCTCCGACCAGCCTTTGAGCGCGGCCCAACCGCGCCAGCTGCTGGCCGAGCTGCTCACGCCGAGCCAGCTCGAAGACCTGGAAGACACGGGCGAGCTCAACGTGGGCATCGGCATCAGCGGGGTGGGCAGCTTCCGCCTGAGCGCCTTCCGCCAGCGCGGCTCGATCGCAGCCGTCTTCCGCTGCATTCCGCACGACATCCCCGCGCTCGGCAGCCTCAACCTGCCCCCGGTGCTCAACACGATGATCCTGGAGAAGCGCGGGCTCATCCTGCTGGTGGGCGCCACCGGCACCGGCAAGAGCACCACGCTCGCCTCGATGATCGAACAACGCAACCAGCAGATGGCCGGTCACATCCTCACCATCGAGGACCCGATCGAGTTCATCTTCCACAACAAGCGCTCGATGGTGAACCAGCGCGAAGTGGGCCGCGACACGCAGTCGCTGCAGATCGCGCTGAAGAATGCGCTGCGCCAGGCGCCCGATTGCATCTACATCGGTGAAATCCGCGACCGCGAAACGATGACGATGGCGATCTCGTATTCGCTGTCGGGCCACCTCGTTGTCTCGACGCTGCACGCCAACAACAGCTACCACGCGCTCGGCCGCATCCTGTCGTTCTACACGCCGGAGTCGCGCCCCGCCCTGCTGTCCGACCTGGCCTCGGGCTTGAAGGCCATCGTTTCGCAGCGCCTCGTGCGCGCCTCGGCCGGCGGCCGCCGCCCGGCGGTGGAGGTGATGCTCAACACCAAGCTGGTGTCCGAACTCATCGAGCAAGGCGACTTCAACGGCGTCAAAGAGGCCATGGAAAACTCCATGGCCGAAGGCTCGCAGACCTTCGAGGCCGACCTCGCCCGCCTGATCGGCGAAGGCGTGATCACCCGCGACGAAGGCCTGGCCTATGCCGACTCGCCGACCAACCTGATGTGGCGCCTGCAGAACGACACCGAGCCGGTGTCGCGCCTGCAGCCCAAGAAGGAGGAAGTCGACGACCAGCCGACCTTCACCGAAATCACGCTCGACGTGCCCGGTGACGACGGCCGCAACAGCGGCTTCCGTGCGACGCGCTTCTGA
- the dapD gene encoding 2,3,4,5-tetrahydropyridine-2,6-dicarboxylate N-succinyltransferase, whose protein sequence is MTQQLQNIIDLAWEGRTSLNPQNASPEIRNAVTQVVDDLNAGRIRVADRKGVGDWTVNQWVKKAVLLSFRLNDNTLMHAGELAFFDKVKTKFSHLSEDEVRATGVRIVPPAVARHGSYVAKNVVLMPSYVNIGAYVDEGTMVDTWATVGSCAQIGKNVHLSGGVGIGGVLEPLQANPTIIEDNCFIGARSEVVEGVIVEENSVISMGVYISQSTKIYNRMTGEISYGRIPSGSVVVSGSLPAVDGSHSLYCAVIVKRVTAETRAKTSINELLRS, encoded by the coding sequence ATGACCCAACAGCTCCAGAACATCATCGACCTCGCCTGGGAAGGCCGCACGAGCCTCAACCCGCAAAACGCGAGCCCCGAGATCCGCAACGCGGTGACGCAGGTGGTCGACGACCTGAACGCCGGGCGCATCCGCGTGGCCGACCGCAAGGGCGTGGGCGACTGGACGGTGAACCAATGGGTCAAGAAGGCGGTGCTGCTGTCGTTCCGCCTCAATGACAACACGCTCATGCATGCCGGCGAGCTGGCCTTCTTCGACAAGGTGAAGACGAAGTTCTCGCACTTGAGCGAAGACGAAGTGCGCGCCACCGGCGTGCGCATCGTGCCGCCGGCCGTGGCCCGCCACGGCAGCTACGTCGCGAAGAACGTGGTACTGATGCCCTCTTACGTGAACATCGGTGCCTATGTCGACGAAGGCACGATGGTCGACACCTGGGCCACCGTGGGCTCGTGCGCCCAGATCGGCAAGAACGTGCACCTCTCGGGCGGCGTGGGCATCGGCGGCGTGCTGGAGCCGCTGCAGGCCAACCCGACCATCATCGAAGACAACTGCTTCATCGGCGCCCGCTCCGAGGTGGTGGAAGGCGTGATCGTCGAAGAGAACTCGGTGATCTCGATGGGCGTCTACATCAGCCAGAGCACCAAGATCTACAACCGCATGACGGGTGAGATCTCCTACGGCCGCATTCCCTCGGGCTCGGTGGTCGTGAGCGGCTCGCTGCCTGCCGTGGATGGCAGCCACAGCCTGTACTGCGCGGTGATCGTCAAGCGCGTCACGGCCGAAACGCGCGCCAAGACCAGCATCAACGAACTGCTGCGCAGCTGA
- the dapC gene encoding succinyldiaminopimelate transaminase has translation MNPLLARLHPYPFERLSALTKDITPNPAFKPISLGIGEPKHATPQLILDALVAGFGGLAAYPATAGDRAMRESCAGWLARRYGVTVDAGTQVLPVNGSREALFALAQTVIDPTKQGATVVCPNPFYQIYEGAALLSGATPHYVASDPKRNFAADWDTVPDSVWAKTQLIYVCSPGNPTGAVMPLAEWKRLFELSERHGFVIASDECYSEIYFREEPPLGGLEAAAQLGRKDFKNLIALTSLSKRSNVPGMRSGFVAGDAQIIKKFLLYRTYHGSAMSQMIQHASIAGWNDEQHVVDNREKYRRKFAQVMPVLEQALDVKLPDASFYLWAGVPGGDDIAFARGLLAQYNVTVLPGSLLAREVDGVNPGKGRVRLALVAEVEECLEAAQRIRSYVASL, from the coding sequence ATGAACCCTCTGCTGGCCAGGCTGCACCCCTACCCCTTTGAACGGCTGAGCGCCCTCACCAAGGACATCACCCCCAACCCCGCCTTCAAGCCGATCAGCCTGGGCATCGGCGAGCCCAAGCATGCGACGCCGCAGCTCATCCTCGATGCGCTGGTGGCGGGCTTCGGGGGCCTTGCGGCCTACCCGGCGACGGCCGGTGACCGCGCCATGCGCGAGTCGTGCGCCGGCTGGCTGGCCCGCCGCTACGGCGTGACGGTGGATGCCGGCACGCAGGTGCTCCCGGTCAACGGCTCGCGCGAGGCGCTCTTTGCCCTGGCCCAGACGGTGATCGACCCGACGAAGCAAGGCGCCACCGTCGTCTGCCCCAACCCGTTCTATCAGATCTACGAAGGCGCGGCGCTACTCTCCGGCGCCACGCCGCATTACGTGGCGAGCGACCCCAAGCGCAACTTCGCGGCCGACTGGGATACCGTGCCCGACAGCGTGTGGGCCAAGACTCAGCTCATCTACGTGTGCTCGCCGGGCAACCCGACCGGCGCAGTGATGCCGCTCGCCGAATGGAAGCGCCTCTTCGAGCTGAGCGAACGCCACGGCTTCGTGATCGCTTCCGACGAGTGCTACTCCGAGATCTACTTCCGCGAAGAGCCGCCGCTCGGCGGCCTCGAAGCCGCGGCACAGCTCGGCCGCAAGGACTTCAAGAACCTCATCGCGCTGACCAGCCTCTCCAAGCGCTCCAACGTGCCCGGCATGCGCTCGGGCTTCGTGGCGGGCGACGCGCAGATCATCAAGAAATTCCTGCTCTACCGCACCTACCACGGCAGCGCCATGAGCCAGATGATCCAGCACGCCAGCATCGCCGGCTGGAACGACGAGCAGCATGTGGTCGACAACCGCGAGAAGTACCGTCGCAAATTCGCGCAGGTGATGCCGGTGCTCGAGCAGGCGCTCGACGTGAAGCTCCCCGACGCTAGCTTCTACCTGTGGGCGGGCGTGCCGGGCGGAGACGACATCGCGTTCGCCCGCGGGCTCCTGGCTCAATACAATGTGACCGTCCTGCCCGGCAGCTTGCTCGCCCGCGAAGTCGACGGCGTGAACCCGGGCAAAGGCCGCGTGCGGCTGGCCCTGGTGGCCGAGGTCGAGGAATGCCTCGAAGCTGCGCAACGCATCCGCTCTTACGTCGCTTCTCTGTGA
- a CDS encoding DUF72 domain-containing protein, with translation MAKPDIRIGISGWRYEPWRGVFYPEKLAQRRELEYASRMLPTIEINGSFYSLQRPESYAQWAADTPDDFVFAVKGPKYITHMRRLKEVETPLANFFANGLFELGPKLGPILWQFPPMLPFMAERFEAFFAQLPRDTEAAAEIAARHDKRVEGRTSLEPDAKRPMRHAVEIRHESFADPAFIALLRKYRIALVVADTAGKWPLLEDLTADFVYLRLHGDKELYASGYSDAALERWAERIRTWSEGGQVDDARLASPKPAPKRAKRDIYAYFDNDVKVHAPYDAATLIRKLGMESGLGEKGQPVWPPGWKAPAIRTGSDGFGRRAPR, from the coding sequence ATGGCCAAACCCGACATCCGCATCGGCATCTCCGGCTGGCGCTACGAGCCCTGGCGCGGGGTGTTCTATCCCGAGAAGCTGGCCCAGCGCCGGGAGCTGGAATACGCCTCGCGCATGTTGCCCACGATCGAGATCAACGGCTCCTTCTACTCGCTGCAGCGGCCCGAGTCCTATGCGCAATGGGCGGCCGACACACCGGACGACTTCGTCTTCGCGGTGAAGGGACCCAAATACATCACGCACATGCGGCGGCTGAAGGAGGTGGAGACGCCGCTCGCCAACTTCTTCGCCAACGGGCTCTTCGAGCTGGGTCCGAAGCTTGGGCCCATCCTGTGGCAGTTCCCGCCCATGCTGCCGTTCATGGCCGAGCGCTTCGAGGCCTTCTTCGCGCAGTTGCCCCGCGACACCGAAGCCGCCGCCGAGATCGCGGCCAGGCATGACAAGCGCGTCGAAGGCCGTACCAGCCTGGAGCCCGACGCCAAGCGGCCAATGCGCCATGCGGTGGAGATCCGCCATGAGAGCTTCGCCGACCCGGCGTTCATCGCGCTCTTGCGCAAGTACCGCATCGCGCTCGTCGTGGCCGACACGGCCGGCAAGTGGCCGCTGCTCGAAGACCTGACCGCCGATTTCGTCTACCTGCGCCTCCACGGCGACAAGGAGCTCTACGCCAGTGGCTACAGCGACGCGGCACTCGAACGGTGGGCGGAGCGCATCCGCACTTGGAGCGAGGGCGGCCAGGTGGATGACGCGCGCCTCGCCTCACCCAAACCGGCGCCCAAACGCGCCAAGCGCGACATCTACGCCTACTTCGACAACGACGTGAAGGTGCATGCGCCCTACGACGCGGCTACGCTCATCAGAAAGCTCGGCATGGAAAGCGGTCTCGGTGAGAAGGGGCAGCCGGTCTGGCCTCCCGGCTGGAAGGCGCCGGCGATCCGCACCGGATCGGACGGTTTCGGGAGACGCGCTCCCCGATAA
- a CDS encoding CAP domain-containing protein, producing MRTLVSTVLLGLSTVACTAGPQAAAPVPPPATPMARSCGIPNLQASMLARVNAARARGASCGSAGRFGPAPPLAWNDPLARAAERHSRDMVAANLFSHTGSDKTELRQRADAVGYNWRTLAENIAGGRGTVDGAVQQWLDSPGHCANLMKPDLVHVGVACALGGPRSTYTHYWTMALGAPMR from the coding sequence ATGAGAACGCTCGTGTCGACCGTCCTGCTGGGGCTTTCAACCGTGGCCTGCACCGCCGGCCCGCAGGCCGCTGCGCCGGTGCCACCGCCGGCCACGCCCATGGCGCGCAGTTGTGGCATTCCCAATCTCCAGGCCAGCATGCTGGCCCGCGTCAACGCGGCCCGTGCGCGCGGTGCGAGCTGCGGCAGCGCCGGCCGCTTCGGCCCTGCGCCACCGCTCGCCTGGAACGATCCGCTGGCCCGCGCGGCCGAGCGTCACTCGCGCGACATGGTGGCGGCCAACCTCTTCTCGCACACCGGGTCCGACAAGACCGAGCTGCGCCAGCGTGCCGACGCCGTGGGCTACAACTGGCGCACGCTCGCCGAGAACATCGCCGGTGGCCGCGGCACGGTCGACGGCGCGGTGCAGCAGTGGCTGGACAGCCCCGGCCATTGCGCCAACCTCATGAAGCCCGACCTCGTGCACGTGGGCGTGGCCTGCGCGCTCGGCGGGCCGCGCAGCACCTACACGCACTACTGGACGATGGCGCTCGGCGCGCCCATGCGTTGA
- the queF gene encoding preQ(1) synthase, producing MSAKVAAPQQKPASAKLNQREKPANPPTAPSKDLQVFPNPAPQRDYVIQFQVPEFTCHCPLTGQPDFAHFTIDMIADKLCVELKSLKMYFWSYRNEGAFHEKVTNTILDDIVKATNPRFVRITAKWYVRGGIYTNVVAEHRQKGWKPQPAVELPKHVEERGLL from the coding sequence ATGTCCGCCAAAGTTGCCGCCCCGCAGCAGAAACCTGCCTCGGCAAAACTCAACCAGCGCGAGAAGCCGGCCAACCCGCCCACCGCGCCGAGCAAGGACCTGCAGGTCTTCCCGAATCCGGCGCCACAGCGCGACTACGTCATCCAGTTCCAGGTGCCCGAGTTCACCTGCCACTGCCCGCTCACCGGCCAGCCCGACTTCGCGCACTTCACCATCGACATGATTGCCGACAAGCTCTGCGTCGAGTTGAAGAGCTTGAAGATGTACTTCTGGAGCTACCGCAACGAAGGCGCGTTCCACGAGAAGGTGACCAACACCATCCTCGACGACATCGTGAAGGCGACGAATCCGCGCTTCGTGCGCATCACCGCCAAGTGGTACGTGCGCGGCGGCATCTACACCAACGTGGTGGCCGAGCATCGCCAGAAAGGCTGGAAGCCGCAGCCGGCCGTCGAGCTGCCGAAGCACGTGGAAGAGCGCGGGCTGCTCTAA
- the smc gene encoding chromosome segregation protein SMC: protein MRLNSIKLSGFKSFAEPTNFQLPGQLVGVVGPNGCGKSNIMDAVRWVLGESKASELRGESMQDVIFSGSGNRKGASRASVELVFSNEDARAGGQWNQFTEIAVKRVLTRDGTSSYFINNQPVRRRDVQDVFLGTGLGPRAYAIIGQGTISRIIESKPEELRLFLEEAAGVSKYKERRRETENRLKDTRENLTRVEDILRELNANLEKLEKQAEVASQYRALQESGSLKLHQLWFLKHRDAAIEQERVKKEVLEATNALEARMAELRHGEAELETIRQAHYAASDELHTAQGSLAEASLEVSRLEERIRYVVEGRQRVEQRLVELKAQNEQWEERQAEAQAELEQIAEQIAAADEQSEILAAQAEEQAGNLPNAEDAVRAAQSRANEQRTSVTSVQQQIQVLAAESRNIDDQRKQLNARRDRLDAERRQLAAPDMARLEELKQQSAVAEEAQAVADERLHELSEQVPALDEDRRAKQEQVNAESGRLSDLSARLEALRALQEKVQTEGKLKPWLAKHGLEGLQGLWTKIHIESGWETALESALRERINALEVGRIETARAFAADAPPAKLAFYTPPQAAIANTHQTLPRLSDLLRLGDAGLKALLNDWLEGVYTAANIDEAFAARDKLTHGEVIMTREGHAVSQFAVAFYAPDSEQAGMLARAQEIENLERQSKAQALIAEESRSSLVRAEAAYTDASQRLVTARREAAETQTRAHQLHVELLRLSQQAEATSTRRGQLDAELAEVDGQLEELNERRATGEAKFEELDMQLANTQERHAELEEAVITAERKLAEAREQLRSLERQAQEAQFSSRSLAARRSELQRSIETATQQVASNEQSAVQLQEELARLTDASAQAGLEAALAVKLEREAALGAKRSEYDDLTLRLRRADEQRLQHEQSLQPMRDRITKLQLEEQAAQLGGAQYMEQLTAAEVDLEALAKNVAENNVKLYGLQGEIDRINREINALGAVNLAALDELTASRERKTFLDAQNADLNEAITTLEGAIHKIDLETRDLLGNTFNQVNAHFGRMFPSLFGGGQAKLVMTGDEILDAGVQVMAQPPGKKNSTIHLLSGGEKALTAIALVFAIFQLNPAPFCLLDEVDAPLDDANTERYAKLVKEMSSGTQFLFISHNKIAMEMAEQLIGVTMQEQGVSRIVAVDMESAVSMAEAA, encoded by the coding sequence ATGCGTCTGAATTCCATCAAGCTTTCGGGCTTCAAGTCCTTTGCCGAGCCCACGAATTTCCAGCTGCCGGGCCAGCTCGTCGGCGTGGTCGGCCCCAACGGCTGCGGCAAGTCCAACATCATGGACGCGGTGCGCTGGGTGCTCGGTGAGTCGAAGGCCAGCGAGTTGCGCGGCGAGTCGATGCAGGACGTCATCTTCAGCGGCTCGGGCAACCGCAAGGGTGCGAGCCGCGCGAGCGTCGAGCTCGTGTTCAGCAACGAAGATGCCCGGGCCGGTGGCCAGTGGAACCAGTTCACCGAGATCGCGGTGAAACGCGTGTTGACGCGCGATGGCACCAGCAGCTACTTCATCAACAACCAGCCGGTGCGCCGCCGCGACGTGCAGGACGTGTTTCTGGGCACCGGCCTCGGCCCCCGCGCCTACGCCATCATCGGCCAGGGCACGATCAGCCGCATCATCGAATCGAAGCCGGAAGAGCTGCGCCTCTTCCTCGAAGAAGCCGCCGGTGTCTCCAAGTACAAGGAGCGCCGCCGCGAGACGGAGAACCGCCTCAAGGACACGCGCGAGAACCTCACCCGCGTCGAAGACATCCTGCGCGAGCTGAACGCCAACCTCGAGAAGCTCGAGAAACAGGCCGAGGTGGCGAGCCAGTACCGCGCGCTGCAGGAGAGCGGCTCGCTCAAGCTGCACCAGCTGTGGTTCCTCAAGCACCGCGATGCCGCCATCGAGCAGGAGCGGGTGAAGAAGGAAGTGCTGGAAGCGACCAATGCGCTCGAAGCCCGCATGGCCGAGCTGCGCCACGGCGAAGCCGAGCTGGAGACGATCCGCCAGGCGCACTACGCTGCGAGCGACGAGCTGCACACCGCCCAAGGCTCGCTGGCCGAGGCCTCGCTCGAAGTGAGCCGCCTGGAGGAGCGCATCCGCTACGTGGTCGAAGGCCGCCAGCGCGTCGAGCAGCGCCTCGTCGAGTTGAAGGCGCAAAACGAGCAGTGGGAAGAGCGCCAGGCCGAAGCCCAGGCCGAACTCGAGCAGATCGCCGAACAGATCGCCGCGGCCGACGAGCAGAGCGAGATCCTCGCCGCGCAAGCCGAAGAGCAGGCTGGCAATCTGCCCAACGCGGAAGACGCCGTGCGTGCCGCGCAAAGCCGCGCCAACGAGCAGCGCACTTCGGTCACGAGCGTGCAACAGCAGATCCAGGTGCTGGCCGCCGAGAGCCGCAACATCGACGACCAGCGCAAGCAGCTCAATGCCCGTCGCGACCGCCTCGACGCCGAGCGCCGCCAGCTCGCCGCGCCCGACATGGCGAGGCTCGAAGAGCTGAAGCAGCAGTCCGCCGTGGCTGAAGAGGCGCAGGCCGTGGCCGACGAGCGCCTGCACGAGCTGAGCGAGCAGGTGCCGGCGCTCGACGAAGACCGCCGTGCAAAGCAGGAGCAGGTCAATGCCGAGAGCGGCAGGCTCTCCGACCTGAGTGCCCGCCTCGAAGCCCTGCGCGCACTGCAGGAGAAGGTGCAGACCGAAGGCAAGCTCAAGCCCTGGCTTGCGAAGCACGGCCTCGAAGGCCTGCAGGGCCTGTGGACCAAGATCCACATCGAATCGGGCTGGGAGACGGCCCTCGAATCGGCGCTGCGCGAGCGCATCAACGCGCTCGAAGTGGGCCGCATCGAGACGGCGCGCGCGTTTGCTGCCGACGCGCCCCCGGCCAAGCTCGCGTTCTATACGCCGCCGCAAGCGGCGATTGCCAACACGCACCAGACGCTGCCGCGGCTTTCCGACCTGCTGCGCCTGGGCGATGCCGGCCTCAAGGCGCTGCTCAACGATTGGCTGGAAGGGGTCTACACCGCCGCCAACATCGACGAGGCCTTTGCTGCACGCGACAAGCTCACGCATGGCGAAGTGATCATGACCCGCGAGGGCCATGCGGTGAGCCAGTTCGCGGTCGCGTTCTACGCGCCCGACTCAGAACAGGCGGGCATGCTGGCCCGCGCGCAGGAGATCGAGAACCTCGAGCGCCAGTCCAAGGCGCAGGCGCTGATCGCCGAAGAGTCGCGCAGCAGCCTGGTGCGCGCCGAGGCGGCGTACACCGATGCGTCGCAGCGCCTCGTCACGGCGCGCCGTGAAGCGGCCGAGACGCAGACGCGTGCGCATCAGTTGCACGTCGAGTTGCTGCGCTTGTCGCAACAGGCCGAAGCCACCAGCACCCGCCGTGGCCAGCTCGATGCCGAGCTCGCCGAGGTCGATGGTCAGCTTGAAGAGCTGAACGAGCGCCGCGCCACCGGCGAAGCCAAGTTCGAAGAACTCGACATGCAGCTCGCCAACACGCAGGAGCGCCACGCCGAGCTGGAAGAAGCGGTCATCACCGCCGAGCGCAAGCTGGCCGAGGCGCGCGAGCAACTCCGTTCGCTCGAGCGCCAGGCACAGGAAGCGCAGTTCTCCTCACGCTCGCTGGCCGCGCGCCGCAGCGAGTTGCAACGCAGCATCGAAACGGCCACGCAGCAGGTCGCGTCCAACGAACAATCGGCCGTGCAGCTTCAGGAAGAGCTGGCCCGCCTCACCGACGCTTCGGCGCAGGCCGGCCTGGAAGCGGCACTCGCCGTGAAGCTCGAACGTGAAGCGGCACTCGGCGCCAAGCGCAGCGAGTACGACGACCTGACCCTGCGCCTGCGCCGTGCCGACGAGCAGCGCCTGCAGCACGAGCAGAGCCTGCAGCCCATGCGCGACCGCATCACCAAGCTGCAGCTCGAAGAGCAGGCCGCCCAGCTCGGCGGCGCGCAGTACATGGAGCAGCTCACCGCCGCCGAGGTCGACCTCGAAGCGCTGGCGAAGAACGTCGCCGAGAACAACGTCAAGCTCTACGGCCTGCAAGGCGAGATCGACCGCATCAACCGCGAGATCAACGCCCTCGGCGCGGTCAACCTCGCCGCACTCGATGAACTCACCGCCTCGCGCGAGCGCAAGACATTCCTCGATGCGCAGAACGCCGACCTGAACGAAGCCATCACCACGCTCGAAGGCGCCATCCACAAGATCGACCTGGAAACGCGCGACCTGCTGGGCAACACCTTCAACCAGGTCAACGCGCACTTCGGCCGCATGTTCCCGAGCCTCTTCGGCGGTGGCCAGGCCAAGCTCGTGATGACGGGCGACGAGATCCTCGACGCCGGCGTGCAGGTGATGGCCCAGCCGCCCGGCAAGAAGAACAGCACCATCCACCTGCTCTCGGGTGGCGAGAAGGCGCTGACCGCCATCGCGCTCGTGTTCGCGATCTTCCAGCTCAACCCTGCGCCGTTCTGCTTGCTCGACGAGGTGGATGCGCCGCTCGACGACGCCAACACAGAGCGCTACGCCAAGCTCGTGAAGGAGATGAGCAGCGGCACGCAGTTCCTCTTCATCAGCCACAACAAGATCGCGATGGAAATGGCCGAGCAACTGATCGGCGTGACCATGCAGGAGCAGGGTGTGTCGCGCATCGTGGCGGTCGACATGGAATCGGCCGTCAGCATGGCAGAAGCGGCCTGA